From Camelina sativa cultivar DH55 chromosome 7, Cs, whole genome shotgun sequence, one genomic window encodes:
- the LOC104700688 gene encoding protein SAND isoform X3, whose product MATSGSSSSPSSSSSSGTEFADPNPSTDPETNSERVQSQLESMNLSQPSEVSDVTSRTDYSGGDDDDDDNDEVASANGNEGGVSNGGLLHEAVAGASGGEEIEAENPVEMEAGEEPPSPTSSGYDGERGSSGGATSTYKADDASEGEIREANVDADTASQHEAAWLPGKRHVDEDDASISWRKRKKHFFILSNSGKPIYSRYGDEHKLAGFSATLQAIISFVENGGDRVNLVKAGKHQVVFLVKGPIYLVCISCTDETYEYLRGQLDLLYGQMILILTKSIDRCFEKNSKFDMTPLLGGTDAVFSSLVHSFSWNPATFLHAYTCLPLQFALRQATGTILQEVCASGVLFSLLMCRHKVVSLAGAQKASLHPDDLLLLSNFVMSSESFRTSESFSPICLPRYNAQAFLHAYVHFFDDDTYVILLTTRSDAFHHLKDCRVRLEAVLLKSDILSMVQRSIAEGGMRVEDLPIDRRRRSSTTDQGQDTAVPDVSVGTGGPFGIWHFMYRSIYLDQYISSEFSPPVTSHRQQKSLYRAYQKLYASMHDKGLGPHKTQYRRDENYTLLCWVTPDFELYAAFDPLADKAMAIKICNQVCQRVKDVENEVFLQGASPFSW is encoded by the exons ATGGCGACTTCAGGTTCGAGCTCTtcaccttcatcatcatcatcatcaggcaCCGAATTCGCCGATCCAAACCCTAGTACCGATCCCGAGACGAATTCGGAGCGTGTTCAAAGTCAATTGGAGTCAATGAATCTCTCTCAACCTAGCGAAGTCTCTGATGTCACCAGTCGCACCGATTACAGCGgcggcgatgatgatgatgacgacaacGACGAGGTTGCATCGGCCAACGGGAACGAAGGCGGAGTTAGCAATG GTGGTTTATTGCATGAAGCTGTGGCGGGAGCTAGCGGAGGAGAGGAAATAGAGGCGGAGAATCCTGTGGAAATGGAGGCTGGGGAAGAGCCGCCGAGTCCGACTAGTAGCGGTTACGATGGGGAGAGAGGGAGTAGCGGTGGAGCTACCTCTACTTATAAAGCTGATGATGCTAGCGAAGGTGAGATTCGGGAAGCTAATGTGGATGCTGACACCGCTTCGCAGCATGAAGCCGCTTGGTTGCCTGGAAAACGCCATGTTGATGAG GATGATGCTTCTATTTCatggagaaagaggaagaagcattTCTTCATATTGAGTAACTCGGGCAAACCCATATATTCCAG ATATGGAGATGAACATAAGCTTGCTGGATTTTCAGCTACTCTTCAAGCTATTATTTCTTTTGTGGAGAATGG tgGTGACCGTGTCAATTTAGTCAAGGCAGGAAAACACCAG GTTGTCTTTCTGGTGAAGGGGCCAATATACCTGGTCTGCATAAGCTGTACAGATGAAACGTATGAATATTTAAGGGGGCAGTTGGATCTTCTATATGGTCAG ATGATACTAATTTTAACAAAGTCAATAGACAGATGTTTCGAGAAGAATTCAAAGTTCGACATGACACCCTTGCTTGGAGGGACAGATGCTGTCTTCTCATCTCTTGTCCATTCTTTTAGCTG GAACCCAGCTACATTTCTTCATGCCTATACTTGTCTTCCCCTTCAATTCGCGTTAAGGCAAGCTACGGGGACCATATTGCAAGAGGTTTGCGCCTCTGGTGTCTTATTCTCACTACTAATGTGCAGACACAAG GTTGTCAGTCTTGCTGGTGCACAGAAAGCGTCTCTCCATCCCGATGACTTGCTTCTACTCTCAAATTTTGTCATGTCATCAGAATCATTCAG GACATCAGAATCTTTCTCACCAATCTGCCTACCAAGATACAACGCTCAAGCCTTTTTGCATGCCTATGTCCACTTCTTTGAT GATGATACATATGTAATATTGCTTACCACACGTTCAGATGCCTTCCATCATCTCAAAGATTGCCG GGTTCGCCTTGAGGCTGTTCTGCTCAAGTCAGATATTCTAAGTATGGTTCAAAGATCAATTGCGGAAGGTGGAATGCGTGTAGAAGATTTACCAATAGACCGCAGGCGTCGATCATCTACCACCGATCAGGGACAGGATACAGCTGTTCCCGACGTATCTGTGGGAACCGGAGGTCCCTTTGGAATTTGGCATTTCATGTACCGTAGTATATACTTAGATCAATACATTTCCTCTGAATTCTCACCTCCAGTAACTAGTCATAGACAACAGAAAAG TCTATATCGGGCATACCAGAAACTTTACGCTTCAATGCATGATAAAGGATTGGGACCCCACAAGACTCAATATAGAAGAGATGAAAATTACA CTCTTCTATGTTGGGTGACACCAGATTTTGAACTCTATGCAGCATTTGATCCACTTGCAGACAAG GCGATGGCGATAAAGATATGCAATCAGGTATGCCAAAGGGTAAAAGATGTGGAGAATGAGGTGTTCTTGCAAGGAGCTAGCCCTTTctcttggtga
- the LOC104700688 gene encoding protein SAND isoform X1: MATSGSSSSPSSSSSSGTEFADPNPSTDPETNSERVQSQLESMNLSQPSEVSDVTTRTDYSGGDDDDDDNDEVASANGNEGGVSNGGLLHEAVAGASGGEEIEAENPVEMEAGEEPPSPTSSGYDGERGSSGGATSTYKADDASEGEIREANVDADTASQHEAAWLPGKRHVDEDDASISWRKRKKHFFILSNSGKPIYSRYGDEHKLAGFSATLQAIISFVENGGDRVNLVKAGKHQVVFLVKGPIYLVCISCTDETYEYLRGQLDLLYGQMILILTKSIDRCFEKNSKFDMTPLLGGTDAVFSSLVHSFSWNPATFLHAYTCLPLQFALRQATGTILQEVCASGVLFSLLMCRHKVVSLAGAQKASLHPDDLLLLSNFVMSSESFRTSESFSPICLPRYNAQAFLHAYVHFFDDDTYVILLTTRSDAFHHLKDCRVRLEAVLLKSDILSMVQRSIAEGGMRVEDLPIDRRRRSSTTDQGQDTAVPDVSVGTGGPFGIWHFMYRSIYLDQYISSEFSPPVTSHRQQKSLYRAYQKLYASMHDKGLGPHKTQYRRDENYTLLCWVTPDFELYAAFDPLADKAMAIKICNQVCQRVKDVENEVFLQGASPFSW, translated from the exons ATGGCGACTTCAGGTTCGAGCTCTtcaccttc atcatcatcatcatcaggcaCCGAATTCGCCGATCCAAACCCTAGTACCGATCCCGAGACGAATTCGGAGCGTGTTCAAAGTCAATTGGAGTCAATGAATCTCTCTCAACCTAGCGAAGTCTCTGATGTCACCACTCGCACCGATTACAGCGgcggcgatgatgatgatgacgacaacGACGAGGTTGCATCGGCCAACGGGAACGAAGGCGGAGTTAGCAATGGTGGTTTATTGCATGAAGCTGTGGCGGGAGCTAGCGGAGGAGAGGAAATAGAGGCGGAGAATCCTGTGGAAATGGAGGCTGGGGAAGAGCCGCCGAGTCCGACTAGTAGCGGTTACGATGGGGAGAGAGGGAGTAGCGGTGGAGCTACCTCTACTTATAAAGCTGATGATGCTAGCGAAGGTGAGATTCGGGAAGCTAATGTGGATGCTGACACCGCTTCGCAGCATGAAGCCGCTTGGTTGCCTGGAAAACGCCATGTTGATGAG GATGATGCTTCTATTTCatggagaaagaggaagaagcattTCTTCATATTGAGTAACTCGGGCAAACCCATATATTCCAG ATATGGAGATGAACATAAGCTTGCTGGATTTTCAGCTACTCTTCAAGCTATTATTTCTTTTGTGGAGAATGG tgGTGACCGTGTCAATTTAGTCAAGGCAGGAAAACACCAG GTTGTCTTTCTGGTGAAGGGGCCAATATACCTGGTCTGCATAAGCTGTACAGATGAAACGTATGAATATTTAAGGGGGCAGTTGGATCTTCTATATGGTCAG ATGATACTAATTTTAACAAAGTCAATAGACAGATGTTTCGAGAAGAATTCAAAGTTCGACATGACACCCTTGCTTGGAGGGACAGATGCTGTCTTCTCATCTCTTGTCCATTCTTTTAGCTG GAACCCAGCTACATTTCTTCATGCCTATACTTGTCTTCCCCTTCAATTCGCGTTAAGGCAAGCTACGGGGACCATATTGCAAGAGGTTTGCGCCTCTGGTGTCTTATTCTCACTACTAATGTGCAGACACAAG GTTGTCAGTCTTGCTGGTGCACAGAAAGCGTCTCTCCATCCCGATGACTTGCTTCTACTCTCAAATTTTGTCATGTCATCAGAATCATTCAG GACATCAGAATCTTTCTCACCAATCTGCCTACCAAGATACAACGCTCAAGCCTTTTTGCATGCCTATGTCCACTTCTTTGAT GATGATACATATGTAATATTGCTTACCACACGTTCAGATGCCTTCCATCATCTCAAAGATTGCCG GGTTCGCCTTGAGGCTGTTCTGCTCAAGTCAGATATTCTAAGTATGGTTCAAAGATCAATTGCGGAAGGTGGAATGCGTGTAGAAGATTTACCAATAGACCGCAGGCGTCGATCATCTACCACCGATCAGGGACAGGATACAGCTGTTCCCGACGTATCTGTGGGAACCGGAGGTCCCTTTGGAATTTGGCATTTCATGTACCGTAGTATATACTTAGATCAATACATTTCCTCTGAATTCTCACCTCCAGTAACTAGTCATAGACAACAGAAAAG TCTATATCGGGCATACCAGAAACTTTACGCTTCAATGCATGATAAAGGATTGGGACCCCACAAGACTCAATATAGAAGAGATGAAAATTACA CTCTTCTATGTTGGGTGACACCAGATTTTGAACTCTATGCAGCATTTGATCCACTTGCAGACAAG GCGATGGCGATAAAGATATGCAATCAGGTATGCCAAAGGGTAAAAGATGTGGAGAATGAGGTGTTCTTGCAAGGAGCTAGCCCTTTctcttggtga
- the LOC104700688 gene encoding protein SAND isoform X2, with protein sequence MATSGSSSSPSSSSSSGTEFADPNPSTDPETNSERVQSQLESMNLSQPSEVSDVTTRTDYSGGDDDDDDNDEVASANGNEGGVSNGGLLHEAVAGASGGEEIEAENPVEMEAGEEPPSPTSSGYDGERGSSGGATSTYKADDASEGEIREANVDADTASQHEAAWLPGKRHVDEDDASISWRKRKKHFFILSNSGKPIYSRYGDEHKLAGFSATLQAIISFVENGGDRVNLVKAGKHQVVFLVKGPIYLVCISCTDETYEYLRGQLDLLYGQMILILTKSIDRCFEKNSKFDMTPLLGGTDAVFSSLVHSFSWNPATFLHAYTCLPLQFALRQATGTILQEVCASGVLFSLLMCRHKVVSLAGAQKASLHPDDLLLLSNFVMSSESFRTSESFSPICLPRYNAQAFLHAYVHFFDDDTYVILLTTRSDAFHHLKDCRVRLEAVLLKSDILSMVQRSIAEGGMRVEDLPIDRRRRSSTTDQGQDTAVPDVSVGTGGPFGIWHFMYRSIYLDQYISSEFSPPVTSHRQQKSLYRAYQKLYASMHDKGLGPHKTQYRRDENYTLLCWVTPDFELYAAFDPLADKAMAIKICNQVCQRVKDVENEVFLQGASPFSW encoded by the exons ATGGCGACTTCAGGTTCGAGCTCTtcaccttcatcatcatcatcatcag gcaCCGAATTCGCCGATCCAAACCCTAGTACCGATCCCGAGACGAATTCGGAGCGTGTTCAAAGTCAATTGGAGTCAATGAATCTCTCTCAACCTAGCGAAGTCTCTGATGTCACCACTCGCACCGATTACAGCGgcggcgatgatgatgatgacgacaacGACGAGGTTGCATCGGCCAACGGGAACGAAGGCGGAGTTAGCAATGGTGGTTTATTGCATGAAGCTGTGGCGGGAGCTAGCGGAGGAGAGGAAATAGAGGCGGAGAATCCTGTGGAAATGGAGGCTGGGGAAGAGCCGCCGAGTCCGACTAGTAGCGGTTACGATGGGGAGAGAGGGAGTAGCGGTGGAGCTACCTCTACTTATAAAGCTGATGATGCTAGCGAAGGTGAGATTCGGGAAGCTAATGTGGATGCTGACACCGCTTCGCAGCATGAAGCCGCTTGGTTGCCTGGAAAACGCCATGTTGATGAG GATGATGCTTCTATTTCatggagaaagaggaagaagcattTCTTCATATTGAGTAACTCGGGCAAACCCATATATTCCAG ATATGGAGATGAACATAAGCTTGCTGGATTTTCAGCTACTCTTCAAGCTATTATTTCTTTTGTGGAGAATGG tgGTGACCGTGTCAATTTAGTCAAGGCAGGAAAACACCAG GTTGTCTTTCTGGTGAAGGGGCCAATATACCTGGTCTGCATAAGCTGTACAGATGAAACGTATGAATATTTAAGGGGGCAGTTGGATCTTCTATATGGTCAG ATGATACTAATTTTAACAAAGTCAATAGACAGATGTTTCGAGAAGAATTCAAAGTTCGACATGACACCCTTGCTTGGAGGGACAGATGCTGTCTTCTCATCTCTTGTCCATTCTTTTAGCTG GAACCCAGCTACATTTCTTCATGCCTATACTTGTCTTCCCCTTCAATTCGCGTTAAGGCAAGCTACGGGGACCATATTGCAAGAGGTTTGCGCCTCTGGTGTCTTATTCTCACTACTAATGTGCAGACACAAG GTTGTCAGTCTTGCTGGTGCACAGAAAGCGTCTCTCCATCCCGATGACTTGCTTCTACTCTCAAATTTTGTCATGTCATCAGAATCATTCAG GACATCAGAATCTTTCTCACCAATCTGCCTACCAAGATACAACGCTCAAGCCTTTTTGCATGCCTATGTCCACTTCTTTGAT GATGATACATATGTAATATTGCTTACCACACGTTCAGATGCCTTCCATCATCTCAAAGATTGCCG GGTTCGCCTTGAGGCTGTTCTGCTCAAGTCAGATATTCTAAGTATGGTTCAAAGATCAATTGCGGAAGGTGGAATGCGTGTAGAAGATTTACCAATAGACCGCAGGCGTCGATCATCTACCACCGATCAGGGACAGGATACAGCTGTTCCCGACGTATCTGTGGGAACCGGAGGTCCCTTTGGAATTTGGCATTTCATGTACCGTAGTATATACTTAGATCAATACATTTCCTCTGAATTCTCACCTCCAGTAACTAGTCATAGACAACAGAAAAG TCTATATCGGGCATACCAGAAACTTTACGCTTCAATGCATGATAAAGGATTGGGACCCCACAAGACTCAATATAGAAGAGATGAAAATTACA CTCTTCTATGTTGGGTGACACCAGATTTTGAACTCTATGCAGCATTTGATCCACTTGCAGACAAG GCGATGGCGATAAAGATATGCAATCAGGTATGCCAAAGGGTAAAAGATGTGGAGAATGAGGTGTTCTTGCAAGGAGCTAGCCCTTTctcttggtga